The Legionella cincinnatiensis genome includes a region encoding these proteins:
- the secB gene encoding protein-export chaperone SecB yields the protein MSEQANQVPQNNETQFMIQRIYVKDLSFETPNTPAVFQQQWEPELNLDLNTTTTKLEENVFEVVLTVTATVTNQKSTAFLVEVKQAGIFTIQGAPTNQLDHLLNSFCPNILFPYAREAITSQVIRGSFPQLVLAPINFDALYMQQLAEKQKSDQAKEETTH from the coding sequence ATGAGCGAACAAGCAAACCAGGTTCCACAAAACAATGAAACCCAATTTATGATTCAAAGAATCTATGTTAAAGATTTATCTTTTGAAACACCAAATACCCCTGCAGTTTTTCAACAACAATGGGAACCTGAACTCAATCTTGACCTTAATACTACCACGACAAAACTAGAAGAAAATGTTTTTGAAGTTGTATTAACAGTAACCGCCACAGTAACCAATCAAAAAAGCACCGCCTTTTTAGTTGAAGTCAAACAAGCAGGTATTTTTACTATCCAAGGCGCTCCAACAAATCAATTGGATCATTTACTAAATAGCTTCTGCCCCAATATCCTATTCCCTTACGCGCGCGAAGCAATAACTTCCCAAGTTATTCGTGGCAGCTTCCCGCAACTGGTACTAGCACCTATTAATTTTGATGCTTTATACATGCAACAACTTGCAGAAAAACAAAAATCAGATCAAGCTAAAGAAGAAACCACACACTAA
- a CDS encoding NAD(P)H-dependent glycerol-3-phosphate dehydrogenase — translation MNQKTIAILGAGSWGTAVAIHLAHVGYRVLLWGHDPQHVALMSEKRANSRYLPNINFPENLFPTQDFAYCLKEAEHVIIAVPSHAFAEIIAKIPKTLRGLAWLTKGIDPQSHQLLSELVSKTFGSSFPQAIISGPSFAKEVACLLPTAVTLASNNPGYQKDIQNLLHHRNLRVYLSNDLIGVQICGAIKNVLAIGCGISDGLGYGANAKAALITRGLAEMERLGLALGAQPDTFLGLAGVGDLVLTCTDDQSRNRRFGLLLGRNTSITEAEQQIGQVVEGKSNASQVCFIAKQHQVEMPICEQINALLQGEISAKEVVQNLMNRPPREE, via the coding sequence ATGAATCAGAAAACTATTGCCATATTAGGTGCAGGATCTTGGGGCACTGCCGTTGCAATACATCTTGCTCATGTAGGGTATCGCGTTTTATTGTGGGGACATGATCCTCAACATGTTGCACTTATGTCAGAAAAAAGAGCAAACTCTCGTTACTTGCCCAACATTAATTTTCCTGAAAACCTTTTTCCTACTCAGGATTTTGCTTATTGTCTCAAAGAAGCAGAACACGTGATTATTGCGGTGCCATCACATGCATTTGCTGAAATTATTGCAAAAATCCCCAAAACACTCCGAGGCTTAGCCTGGCTCACTAAAGGAATTGATCCACAAAGCCATCAGTTATTAAGTGAGTTAGTTTCTAAGACTTTCGGCTCTTCTTTTCCTCAAGCCATTATTTCTGGCCCATCCTTTGCCAAAGAAGTGGCCTGTTTATTGCCCACTGCGGTAACTTTAGCCTCTAATAATCCAGGATATCAAAAAGATATTCAAAATTTACTTCATCACCGTAACTTACGAGTTTACTTAAGTAATGATCTTATAGGCGTCCAAATTTGCGGAGCCATTAAAAATGTTTTGGCGATTGGTTGCGGAATAAGTGATGGCTTAGGTTATGGTGCAAATGCTAAAGCTGCTTTAATCACACGTGGTTTAGCAGAAATGGAGCGCCTAGGACTTGCTTTAGGTGCGCAGCCAGACACTTTTCTTGGCTTAGCAGGTGTGGGGGATTTGGTATTGACGTGTACCGATGATCAATCCCGTAACCGGCGTTTTGGCTTACTTCTCGGACGCAATACAAGCATTACTGAAGCAGAACAACAAATTGGGCAGGTTGTAGAAGGGAAAAGTAATGCATCACAAGTCTGTTTCATAGCAAAGCAACATCAAGTAGAAATGCCTATCTGTGAACAAATTAATGCACTTTTACAAGGAGAAATTAGTGCTAAAGAAGTAGTACAAAACCTTATGAACCGTCCTCCCAGAGAAGAATAA
- the aroC gene encoding chorismate synthase gives MSGNTFGTLFTVTTFGESHGPAIGCVVDGCPPGLALQAEDIQPFLDKRKPGQSKYTTQRREEDKVQILSGVFEGKTTGAPIALLIANTDQRSRDYEEIKNLFRPGHADFTYHHKYGHRDYRGGGRSSARETAARVAAGAIARLYLQRHLKVDIVGYLQQMGDLVLNVDDEAEIHNNPFFCPNKTQVQNLEDAIEQLRRKGDSVGARVNVIARNVPVGLGDPVFDKLDATLAYAMMSINAVKGVEVGAGFAAVHQLGSVHRDEMSHLGFLSNNAGGILGGISTGQNIEVSIALKPTSSITTPGKTLNVFGEEVTVVTKGRHDPCVGIRAVPIAEAMMALVLMDHYLRHKAIKG, from the coding sequence ATGTCAGGTAATACTTTTGGAACTTTATTTACAGTCACTACATTTGGGGAAAGTCATGGTCCAGCTATTGGTTGTGTGGTGGATGGTTGCCCTCCGGGATTAGCGTTGCAGGCTGAGGATATTCAACCTTTTCTTGACAAACGCAAACCGGGGCAGTCTAAATACACCACCCAAAGAAGAGAAGAGGATAAAGTGCAAATCCTCTCTGGCGTCTTTGAAGGAAAAACAACTGGTGCGCCTATTGCTTTGTTGATTGCAAATACAGATCAACGTTCCAGAGACTATGAAGAAATCAAAAATCTATTTCGTCCAGGGCATGCTGATTTTACCTATCATCATAAATACGGCCATAGGGATTATCGTGGTGGGGGCCGATCTTCAGCACGCGAAACGGCGGCACGAGTTGCAGCTGGTGCAATTGCTCGTTTGTATCTACAACGTCATTTAAAAGTGGATATTGTGGGTTATTTACAACAAATGGGGGATTTAGTTTTAAACGTTGATGATGAGGCAGAGATTCATAATAATCCTTTTTTTTGCCCTAATAAGACACAAGTTCAGAATCTTGAGGATGCAATAGAACAACTCAGAAGAAAAGGGGATTCGGTTGGAGCCCGAGTGAACGTTATTGCTCGTAATGTACCAGTGGGACTGGGCGATCCTGTGTTTGATAAACTGGATGCGACATTAGCCTATGCGATGATGTCAATCAATGCGGTTAAAGGTGTTGAAGTGGGTGCTGGGTTTGCTGCTGTCCATCAACTTGGTTCAGTACATCGAGATGAAATGTCGCATCTTGGTTTTTTGAGTAACAATGCAGGGGGGATTTTAGGAGGTATTTCTACAGGACAAAATATAGAGGTAAGTATTGCATTAAAACCTACATCAAGTATTACTACCCCAGGAAAAACGCTCAATGTTTTTGGGGAAGAGGTTACTGTAGTAACTAAAGGACGACATGACCCTTGCGTGGGAATTAGAGCAGTACCTATAGCTGAAGCAATGATGGCTTTGGTATTAATGGATCATTATTTAAGGCATAAGGCGATAAAGGGATAA
- the ankK gene encoding Dot/Icm T4SS effector AnkK/LegA5 — protein MAGNFRVEDITPGPVSNSSGHEAYLKAIYNPPDQQTPPYRIIYKKNKHGRADFSRLEVTFSQLARLFLLPNLTPTHHLVIDEEKNVIGLAVQHLAYVIANKEGLDTSFYELTDPQHLGCAHGALKVDDPTKIPIYFLNNLPQGFYASLVEAETNGILTIDYESLASILSTSYTLEEDDLHKGNFGFYLVEKDGKPHAVFFKIDHDLMFVDSIMGFQTRRPFHLTHGAHAFDITVDDLMSLACLKNSCNSYWPTKFGYIANPFDNKEYRNYADIDAFARLSNNAAFIKAKWKSFYKHILIPTQLIECTLKECSDMKKASDRAQVALVTQTLTARLARLRAVLFSIKEFRDYVSQLNEQETKALLKEIIPLHGHNESLIQQVQESFVRSKTLCHEKHGFENGDTPLHTAIKMGEYRYEETISMFGQFINVKNKEGKTPLDVALERVHTFRGDQNVGKNAYFIMKHLLNNGARKTNLYKLADIDSAVKAYRYSNPYVQEIRASMSYGEFKRILRNIGEDHRFCLKFQKNLAVECIKRFIEVNKQHPNFEDRLLQLRNDINGYSSDEESAGVKYIRQLRSKLWIIRQLRGLYGWTSTQWEINSTINQALEQHKAKKPSCFSFFSSTQQREHVHKDLVLDNRSSLVMG, from the coding sequence ATGGCTGGCAATTTTCGTGTTGAAGATATTACCCCAGGACCTGTTTCAAATTCATCAGGACATGAAGCATACCTCAAGGCTATATATAATCCGCCTGATCAGCAAACACCTCCTTATAGAATCATTTATAAAAAAAATAAGCATGGTCGTGCCGATTTTTCACGTTTAGAAGTCACCTTTAGCCAATTAGCACGTTTATTTTTATTGCCGAATTTAACGCCTACTCATCATTTGGTCATTGATGAAGAGAAGAATGTCATTGGGTTGGCTGTTCAACATCTTGCTTACGTCATCGCTAATAAAGAAGGACTAGATACTTCTTTTTATGAATTAACCGATCCACAGCATCTTGGTTGTGCCCATGGTGCCCTGAAAGTAGATGATCCAACCAAGATACCCATTTATTTTTTGAATAATCTACCCCAAGGTTTTTATGCGAGTTTGGTGGAGGCCGAAACAAACGGTATTTTAACGATTGATTATGAATCTTTAGCCAGTATTCTTTCTACTTCATATACTCTGGAAGAAGATGATTTACATAAAGGAAATTTTGGTTTTTATCTGGTAGAAAAAGACGGTAAACCCCATGCGGTATTTTTTAAAATCGATCATGATCTCATGTTTGTGGACAGCATTATGGGTTTTCAGACCCGTAGACCTTTTCATTTAACTCACGGTGCTCATGCATTTGACATTACAGTAGATGATTTGATGTCTCTTGCCTGTTTAAAGAATTCATGTAATTCCTACTGGCCTACTAAATTTGGTTATATAGCGAATCCTTTTGATAATAAGGAATATCGTAATTATGCAGACATTGATGCTTTTGCTCGCCTCAGCAATAATGCTGCATTTATCAAAGCGAAATGGAAGTCTTTTTATAAGCATATCTTAATTCCTACTCAATTAATTGAATGTACCTTAAAAGAATGCAGCGATATGAAAAAGGCCTCTGATCGGGCCCAGGTTGCCTTGGTGACTCAAACTTTGACCGCAAGACTTGCTCGTTTGCGGGCGGTATTGTTCTCCATTAAAGAATTTCGTGATTATGTTTCTCAATTGAATGAACAAGAAACAAAGGCGTTGCTCAAAGAAATTATTCCTCTACATGGCCATAATGAGTCTCTTATTCAACAGGTTCAAGAATCGTTTGTTCGCTCCAAAACTCTGTGCCATGAAAAACATGGGTTTGAAAACGGAGATACACCATTACACACAGCTATTAAAATGGGTGAGTATCGCTATGAAGAAACAATTAGCATGTTTGGTCAGTTTATTAATGTAAAAAATAAAGAAGGCAAAACACCCTTGGATGTTGCTTTAGAGCGTGTTCATACATTTCGTGGCGATCAAAATGTGGGTAAAAATGCTTATTTTATAATGAAGCATTTATTAAATAATGGCGCTCGGAAAACCAATCTTTATAAGCTTGCTGATATTGATTCGGCAGTTAAAGCTTATCGTTATTCCAACCCTTATGTACAAGAAATCAGAGCAAGTATGTCTTATGGTGAATTTAAACGGATATTAAGAAACATCGGAGAAGACCATCGTTTTTGTTTAAAGTTTCAAAAGAATTTGGCTGTTGAGTGCATTAAACGTTTTATCGAGGTTAATAAGCAGCATCCGAATTTTGAGGACCGGCTGTTGCAGTTAAGAAATGACATCAATGGTTATTCATCGGACGAGGAATCAGCAGGTGTCAAATACATTCGTCAATTGCGCAGTAAGCTGTGGATTATTCGTCAATTACGTGGCTTATACGGCTGGACGTCAACTCAATGGGAAATCAATTCAACCATTAACCAAGCGCTGGAGCAGCACAAAGCTAAAAAGCCCAGTTGTTTCTCCTTTTTCTCAAGTACCCAGCAAAGAGAGCATGTTCATAAGGACTTGGTATTGGATAATCGTTCCTCTTTAGTAATGGGGTAA
- a CDS encoding aspartate-semialdehyde dehydrogenase: MSRELNVAIVGATGAVGETFLTVLEERNFPVKTLYPLASSRSVGKTVVFKNNELDVLDLAEFDFSKADIALFSAGGSVSKEYAPKAAASGCVVVDNSSCFRYEDDVPLVVPEVNPHRIAEYKNRGIIANPNCSTIQMVVALKPLHDAAGISRINVATYQSVSGTGKKAISELVSQVGDLLNGKPPHVNVYSQQIAFNAIPHIDQFEDNGYTREEMKMVWETRKIMEDEHIMVNPTAVRVPVIYGHSEAIHIELKRAMTAEEARALLSKAPGVKVIDNIGKASYPTAIKNAVGRDEVFVGRIRADISHPNGLNLWIVADNIRKGAASNAVQIAEILQREFL, from the coding sequence ATGAGTAGAGAATTAAATGTAGCCATCGTGGGTGCTACTGGCGCTGTAGGAGAAACTTTTTTAACGGTATTGGAAGAAAGAAATTTTCCTGTAAAGACTCTTTATCCTTTAGCGAGTTCTCGCTCTGTTGGTAAAACAGTAGTGTTTAAAAACAATGAATTAGATGTTTTAGATCTAGCAGAGTTTGATTTTAGCAAAGCGGATATCGCTTTATTTTCAGCTGGAGGTTCTGTATCTAAGGAATATGCTCCTAAAGCTGCTGCGAGTGGTTGTGTCGTTGTTGATAACAGCTCATGCTTTCGTTATGAAGACGATGTTCCTCTTGTTGTTCCAGAGGTGAATCCTCATCGTATTGCTGAATATAAAAACAGAGGTATTATTGCTAATCCCAATTGCTCTACCATTCAGATGGTTGTTGCTTTAAAACCTTTACACGATGCAGCAGGAATTTCTCGTATCAATGTTGCCACCTATCAGTCTGTTTCGGGTACTGGAAAAAAAGCCATTAGCGAGCTTGTGTCACAAGTGGGCGATTTGTTAAATGGTAAGCCTCCTCATGTCAATGTTTATTCCCAACAAATTGCTTTTAATGCTATTCCTCATATTGATCAATTTGAAGATAATGGCTACACCCGTGAAGAAATGAAAATGGTCTGGGAAACACGTAAGATTATGGAAGATGAGCATATTATGGTTAATCCTACTGCTGTTCGAGTCCCTGTTATTTATGGACATTCTGAAGCCATTCATATAGAACTAAAAAGAGCAATGACTGCAGAAGAAGCTCGCGCTCTTCTTTCTAAAGCACCTGGTGTTAAGGTGATTGATAATATAGGTAAAGCAAGTTATCCAACGGCAATAAAAAATGCTGTAGGTCGTGATGAAGTATTTGTAGGTCGAATTCGTGCTGATATTTCACATCCAAATGGATTAAATTTATGGATTGTAGCCGATAATATTCGTAAAGGCGCTGCTTCTAATGCGGTGCAAATTGCTGAAATTTTACAAAGAGAGTTTTTGTAA
- the grxC gene encoding glutaredoxin 3, producing MAEIIMYSTGYCPYCTRARELFQQKNTSFTDIRVDLHPELREEMITKSGRRTVPQIFIDGQHIGGCDDLYALDAQGKLDQLLRG from the coding sequence ATGGCGGAAATAATCATGTACAGTACTGGTTATTGCCCTTACTGCACCAGAGCAAGAGAGTTATTCCAACAAAAAAACACTTCGTTTACTGATATTCGTGTTGATTTACACCCCGAATTACGTGAAGAAATGATAACCAAAAGTGGTAGACGTACCGTGCCACAAATTTTCATTGATGGCCAACATATTGGGGGCTGCGATGACTTATATGCCCTGGATGCCCAGGGAAAACTCGATCAATTACTAAGAGGATAG
- a CDS encoding GIY-YIG nuclease family protein, with product MEKYSYVYIVTNQKNGTLYIGITTDLVKRVWEHKNKFVESFTKKYNCTRLVYYEQHVDVLEAIKREKRLKKYLRAWKIELIESINPSWRDLYEDIC from the coding sequence ATGGAAAAGTATTCATATGTATATATTGTAACGAATCAAAAAAATGGAACGTTATACATTGGGATAACCACGGATTTGGTCAAAAGAGTTTGGGAACATAAAAACAAATTCGTTGAAAGCTTTACGAAAAAATATAATTGCACACGCCTTGTCTATTATGAACAACATGTGGATGTCTTAGAGGCAATTAAACGAGAAAAAAGATTAAAGAAATACTTACGAGCATGGAAAATTGAGTTAATTGAATCTATAAATCCTTCATGGCGGGATTTATACGAAGATATTTGCTAG
- the murI gene encoding glutamate racemase gives MNANQLAIGVFDSGMGGLTVLRALREGLPQESFVYLGDTARLPYGTKSPDTVKQYAMQMAKLLVERRIKALVIACNTATTAALPYLQSMLPDMPVLGVVAPGAAAAVAATKNNQVIVLATETTIASNAYQQLIAQQLPRAVINTRACSVLVALAEEGMINNQVAREALKYYLDGFTHEDTVLLGCTHFPVFKSLLTRILPEGVTIVDSAHATAIALHRLLEKQDLLNDVPSLYRKVNYLVTDSIKRFQTVGEIFLGEPLAFEDIELVDVRG, from the coding sequence TTGAATGCAAACCAATTAGCAATTGGTGTATTTGACTCAGGGATGGGAGGGTTAACTGTTTTACGTGCTTTGCGCGAGGGGTTACCGCAAGAATCATTCGTCTATTTGGGAGATACTGCACGTCTTCCATATGGTACTAAGAGTCCAGATACGGTAAAACAATACGCAATGCAAATGGCAAAATTGTTGGTAGAGCGTCGTATTAAAGCTTTAGTTATAGCCTGTAATACGGCAACTACTGCAGCATTACCCTATTTACAATCCATGTTACCGGACATGCCAGTACTGGGTGTCGTTGCTCCAGGCGCCGCAGCAGCGGTTGCTGCGACTAAAAATAATCAGGTTATTGTTTTGGCCACTGAAACAACAATTGCCTCGAATGCCTACCAACAGTTAATTGCCCAACAACTCCCTCGAGCAGTCATTAATACTCGGGCTTGTAGTGTTTTAGTCGCTTTAGCTGAAGAAGGAATGATTAATAATCAAGTAGCACGCGAAGCTTTAAAATATTATTTGGATGGTTTTACGCATGAAGATACGGTGTTGTTAGGATGTACGCACTTTCCAGTGTTCAAGTCATTGTTAACCCGCATATTGCCTGAAGGAGTAACCATTGTTGATTCTGCACATGCAACAGCAATCGCATTACATCGTTTGTTAGAAAAGCAGGATTTACTCAATGATGTACCTTCGCTATATCGGAAAGTAAATTATTTAGTCACAGATTCGATTAAACGTTTCCAGACTGTTGGCGAGATATTTTTGGGCGAACCATTAGCGTTTGAGGATATTGAGCTGGTTGATGTTAGGGGATAA
- a CDS encoding Smr/MutS family protein, translated as MLNEYYLTDDIEEPVLAHAVLSYVTPSISGKQFHELKTGQIPWDAKLDLSALPAEDARQALLKFIQKQVKNKKYSLLIIHGTESRKNAFPLLKNLINHWLPQIAEVAAFHSANPKDGGVNAVYVLLKKIYELPELTRIGKESILVAETKAMERQRRLAEQQGERRLASVKAREHSNQEAQPSPEGELQNSILQHPELNSQRFDGVDAPLNPEPPLNTEARREFDNERRNQEQEKQLRLGHMPKFTNTPRPKGPQ; from the coding sequence ATGCTAAACGAATATTATTTAACTGATGATATTGAAGAGCCAGTTCTTGCTCATGCTGTTTTATCTTATGTGACACCGAGTATATCTGGTAAGCAATTTCATGAATTAAAAACAGGACAAATCCCTTGGGATGCAAAGTTGGATCTTTCGGCTTTACCGGCAGAGGATGCTCGTCAGGCTTTGTTAAAATTTATTCAAAAACAGGTAAAAAATAAGAAATACTCACTACTCATTATCCATGGTACAGAAAGTCGTAAAAATGCTTTTCCTTTATTAAAGAATTTAATTAATCACTGGTTACCTCAGATTGCAGAGGTGGCCGCTTTTCATAGTGCAAATCCTAAAGATGGCGGTGTTAACGCCGTGTATGTTTTGCTTAAAAAAATTTATGAGCTTCCTGAACTTACTCGTATCGGAAAAGAATCCATTTTAGTCGCGGAAACTAAGGCAATGGAACGACAAAGGCGCTTAGCTGAACAGCAAGGAGAGCGACGGTTAGCATCGGTAAAAGCGCGTGAGCATTCTAACCAAGAAGCACAGCCTAGTCCTGAAGGCGAATTGCAAAATAGTATTTTGCAACATCCAGAGTTAAACAGTCAGCGTTTTGATGGTGTTGATGCTCCTTTAAATCCTGAGCCTCCTTTAAATACTGAGGCTCGACGAGAGTTTGATAATGAACGACGAAACCAAGAGCAAGAAAAGCAACTACGTTTAGGACATATGCCAAAATTTACGAATACACCTAGACCTAAAGGACCTCAATGA
- the prmB gene encoding 50S ribosomal protein L3 N(5)-glutamine methyltransferase → MSSYILKETEELITILDFLRFSVSCAMNTNLFYGHGTDNAWDDMHSLILRSLLLPYEIESNWLNARLTTSEKKYLCQQLEKRINQRVPVPYLIKEAYFCDLPFYVDERVLIPRSPIAELIKNEFSPWIDADKVHRILDLCTGSGCIAIACCYAFPEAQVDATDISSEALAVAAINREQLGVEEQLTLIESDCFTKVPQVNYDLIVCNPPYVGKEEMQTLPDEFRHEPVLALETGNNGLTIVESILQNAHAYLSEHGILIVEVGNSEEALCEAYPHVPFTWLEMSHGGHGVFLLTKQQLDEYFNVR, encoded by the coding sequence ATGAGCAGCTATATACTTAAAGAAACGGAAGAGTTAATCACTATTTTAGATTTTTTACGGTTTAGTGTGTCCTGTGCGATGAATACTAATTTGTTTTATGGTCATGGTACAGATAATGCGTGGGATGATATGCATTCATTAATTCTAAGAAGCCTTTTATTACCTTATGAGATTGAATCTAATTGGTTAAATGCTCGCTTGACTACAAGTGAAAAAAAATATTTATGTCAGCAATTGGAAAAACGTATTAATCAGCGTGTGCCCGTGCCTTATTTAATAAAAGAAGCCTACTTTTGTGATTTGCCTTTTTATGTGGATGAACGTGTTTTAATTCCGCGTTCGCCTATAGCAGAACTGATTAAAAATGAATTTTCTCCATGGATCGATGCCGATAAGGTTCATCGTATTTTGGATTTATGTACTGGTAGTGGATGCATTGCGATCGCTTGCTGTTATGCATTTCCTGAGGCTCAAGTTGATGCTACGGATATTTCTAGTGAGGCACTTGCTGTTGCTGCAATAAATCGTGAACAATTAGGTGTTGAAGAACAACTTACTTTAATTGAATCGGATTGTTTCACCAAAGTACCGCAAGTAAACTATGATTTAATTGTCTGTAATCCTCCTTATGTGGGTAAAGAGGAGATGCAAACTTTACCGGATGAATTTCGTCATGAGCCTGTTTTAGCTTTAGAAACTGGGAATAATGGTTTGACTATTGTGGAAAGCATTTTACAAAATGCTCATGCCTATTTAAGTGAACATGGTATTTTGATTGTAGAAGTAGGAAATAGTGAAGAAGCTTTATGTGAAGCATATCCACATGTTCCCTTCACTTGGTTGGAAATGAGTCATGGGGGACATGGTGTGTTTTTATTAACGAAACAACAACTCGATGAGTATTTTAATGTCAGGTAA
- a CDS encoding Smr/MutS family protein, whose protein sequence is MADNFVSDEDKALFRECMRSVKPLHEKTKRVSTEAQSPIQPQKSTSKEEKKEYYLSDMIIETVLSETILSYSQPSLSPQRFKALKKGQIPWEARLDLHGLKSEKAREMLCQFIQTQAEQDKRCLLIIHGKGGIQGAPPVIKNLLNRWLPQINEVIAFHSALPREGGSGAIYVLLKRKR, encoded by the coding sequence ATGGCTGATAATTTTGTGTCGGATGAGGACAAGGCGCTTTTTCGCGAATGCATGCGCTCAGTAAAACCACTTCATGAAAAAACAAAACGTGTCTCAACAGAGGCTCAATCTCCGATACAACCTCAAAAGAGCACCTCCAAAGAAGAAAAAAAAGAATATTATTTATCGGATATGATTATTGAAACAGTTCTTTCTGAAACTATTCTTTCGTATTCTCAACCCAGTCTTTCACCGCAACGATTCAAAGCATTAAAAAAAGGGCAAATTCCATGGGAAGCTCGCTTAGACTTACATGGGCTAAAAAGTGAAAAAGCCAGAGAGATGCTTTGTCAATTCATTCAAACACAAGCAGAACAGGACAAAAGATGCTTATTAATTATTCATGGTAAAGGGGGAATTCAAGGCGCCCCCCCTGTGATAAAAAATCTCCTTAATCGCTGGTTACCCCAAATAAATGAAGTCATCGCTTTTCACAGTGCGCTACCTAGAGAGGGCGGCAGTGGAGCAATCTATGTTCTTTTGAAAAGAAAAAGATAA
- a CDS encoding rhodanese-like domain-containing protein: MEHLGQFIINHWQLWLALIVILLLTFINELITQKKKAKELTPQAAVDLINNENAVVIDFRDKEAFKQGHIIDSINAKSDDFEQQKMNKFKNKPIILVGARAIDTQTIAKKIQTQGYQALVLSGGIAAWQEANLPLVKGK, from the coding sequence ATGGAACACTTAGGTCAATTTATTATAAATCACTGGCAACTATGGTTAGCCCTAATTGTGATTTTACTGTTAACCTTTATTAATGAATTAATCACCCAAAAGAAAAAAGCTAAAGAACTGACTCCTCAAGCTGCTGTAGATTTAATTAATAATGAAAATGCGGTAGTGATTGATTTTCGTGACAAAGAAGCATTCAAGCAAGGCCATATTATTGATTCTATAAATGCTAAAAGTGACGATTTTGAGCAACAAAAAATGAACAAATTCAAAAATAAACCTATTATTTTAGTAGGTGCTCGAGCCATAGATACACAAACCATTGCGAAAAAGATACAAACCCAAGGTTATCAAGCATTAGTGCTTAGTGGAGGAATCGCTGCCTGGCAAGAGGCAAATCTACCCTTAGTGAAAGGAAAATAA